The following proteins are encoded in a genomic region of Astatotilapia calliptera chromosome 22, fAstCal1.2, whole genome shotgun sequence:
- the polr1h gene encoding DNA-directed RNA polymerase I subunit RPA12, which yields MSCFGGGPNFCPECGNVLPLPGIPDVVCCPGCSFRIPVSEFSGQEIYSAVVFNPVEQTAVSQDEEDSEMKGAVIDRRCSRCNKEGMIYHTRQMRSADEGQTVFFTCTHCRYQEKEDS from the exons ATGTCGTGTTTTGGTGGTGGTCCGAACTTCTGCCCAGAGTGTGGGAATGTTCTTCCTCTCCCAGGAATACCGGACGTAGTGTGCTGCCCCGGCTGCTCCTTTAGGATCCCTGTATCAG AGTTCTCAGGTCAGGAGATCTATTCTGCCGTGGTGTTTAACCCTGTGGAGCAGACGGCTGTGTCTCAGGATGAGGAGGACTCTGAAATGAAGGGTGCTGTG ATTGACAGGCGCTGCTCTCGTTGCAACAAAGAGGGTATGATTTACCATACCAGGCAGATGAGGTCTGCAGATGAAGGACAGACAGTCTTTTTCACCTGCACACACTGCAG GTATCAAGAGAAGGAGGACTCCTAA